The proteins below come from a single Falsibacillus albus genomic window:
- a CDS encoding peroxiredoxin — protein MAERMVGKQAPRFEMDAVLANKEFGKVSLEENMKNEKWTVLFFYPMDFTFVCPTEITALSDRYDEFEDLDAQVIGVSTDTIHTHLAWIKTDRKENGLGDLNYPLAADTNHEISREYGVLIEEEGVALRGLFIISPEGELMYQVVNHNNIGRDVDETLRVLQALQTGGLCPANWKPGQKTLNV, from the coding sequence ATGGCAGAACGCATGGTAGGCAAGCAAGCGCCACGATTTGAAATGGATGCCGTACTTGCTAATAAAGAATTTGGTAAAGTAAGCTTGGAAGAAAACATGAAAAACGAAAAATGGACAGTTTTATTCTTCTATCCAATGGACTTTACATTCGTATGTCCTACGGAAATCACTGCACTATCCGATCGCTATGATGAATTCGAAGACTTGGATGCACAAGTTATCGGTGTTTCCACTGATACGATCCATACCCATTTAGCATGGATCAAAACAGATCGCAAAGAAAATGGCCTTGGGGATCTTAATTATCCATTGGCTGCTGACACAAATCATGAAATTTCCCGTGAATACGGTGTCCTGATTGAAGAAGAAGGTGTAGCGCTGCGCGGCTTGTTCATCATCAGCCCTGAAGGCGAATTGATGTACCAAGTAGTTAACCATAACAACATTGGACGCGACGTAGATGAAACGCTTCGAGTACTTCAAGCGCTTCAAACTGGCGGCCTTTGCCCGGCAAACTGGAAGCCAGGCCAAAAAACGCTTAACGTTTAA
- a CDS encoding TlpA family protein disulfide reductase, producing the protein MKLREPMPELKGATEWLNGEVTRDDLVGEKPTLIHFWSISCHLCKEAMPQVNQFRDEYRDQLNVVAVHMPRSEDDLNIEEIKKTAREHGITQPIFVDSEHKLTDSFDNQYVPAYYVFDKEGKLRHFQAGGSGMKMLEKRVNRVLDEMNKVE; encoded by the coding sequence ATGAAACTTAGAGAACCTATGCCAGAGCTTAAAGGGGCAACAGAATGGCTGAATGGGGAAGTTACACGTGACGATCTGGTCGGTGAGAAGCCTACGTTGATTCACTTTTGGTCGATCAGCTGCCACTTATGCAAAGAGGCGATGCCTCAGGTCAATCAATTCCGTGATGAATACAGAGATCAATTAAACGTGGTTGCAGTTCATATGCCGAGATCTGAAGATGATTTAAACATCGAGGAAATCAAAAAGACCGCTAGAGAACATGGGATTACCCAGCCTATTTTCGTTGACAGTGAGCATAAACTTACTGATTCATTTGATAATCAGTATGTTCCGGCTTACTATGTATTTGATAAAGAAGGGAAACTTCGTCACTTCCAAGCTGGCGGCAGCGGGATGAAAATGCTTGAGAAACGTGTCAACCGTGTCCTGGATGAAATGAACAAAGTTGAATAA